GCTGCAATGGGGCGAGGCTTTTGCGGCGCTGCATCCCGGTCTGGAGTGCCGGCTGGCGGCGTCCGGCGAGAAGACGTTCATCAAGCTCCACGGCGGGGATCGGGCGCCGATGTCGGTCGCGCGGATGGCCGATGAGTTCGGCTGGCGCGCACGATTCGGCTGCGCGGAATCGGCAGCTGCGATGAGCACCTGGTGGATGCTGCAGAAGGAGGGGATTTGAGATGCGGCTACAGGGGCGCACGGCCATCATCACCGGCGCGGGCTCGGGTATCGGCCGCGCCAGCGCCAAGCTGTTTGCGGAGGAGGGGGCGCGTCTTGCGCTCGTCGATCGCGATGCAGAGGGCCTCGAGGAAACACTGAACCTTGTGGGAGAGGCAACGACACATGTCGGTGACGTCGGTGATGCCGATCTGGCGGAGTCCGTCGTCGCGGCTGTCGTGGCCATGCACGGCCGGCTCGACGTCCTGATGACCGCGGCCGGATTCTCCGTCGGCGGCACGGTGCTGACGACGAGCGTGGACGATTGGGATGCCGTGTTCCGCGCCAATGTCGGCGGCACCTGGCTGTGGGCGCGAGCCGCGGTGCCGCGGATGCAGCAGCAGAAGCGCGGCTCGATCATCACGCTGGCGTCGCAGCTTGCGATTGCCGGCGGCAAGGGCAACAGCGCCTACATCGCCGCCAAGGGCGCCATCGTCAGCCTGACGCGGACGATGGCAGTGGATTTCGCCATCGACGGCATTCGCGTCAACGCCATCGCGCCGGGGGCGATCGATACGCCGATGCTTCGCCGCAGCTTTGCCCGGCACAAGAATTCGGACGAGGTGCGCGAAGCGTCCCGCAACCGGCATGCCATGAAGCGGTTCGGCGTGGCCGAGGAGATCGCGCAGACCGCTTTGCATCTGGCGAGCGATGCCTCCTCGTTCACGACCGGCACGGTGATGGTGGTCGACGGAGGCTGGCTCGCGGCATGAGTGAGGCGCTGACCAAACTTGAAGCGGACATTCGCGCCGATCTCGCCATGATCGCGCATCCCCACGCCGCCTGGCTCGAACCGAAGATCGGGCCGGATGGCAACGCTGCACTGGACGTGCTCATCGTCGGCGCCGGCCAGTCCGGCATCGCCATCGGCTTCGGCCTGATGCGCTCCCGCGTCAGCAACATCCTGCTGATCGACAAGGCCGAGGAGGGCAAGGAGGGCCCCTGGCTGACCTATGCCCGCATGCCCACGCTGCGCAGCCCGAAGGATTATACGGGGCCCGACCTCGATATCCCGAGCCTGACCTATCAGTCCTGGCATGAAGCCCGCTTCGGCAAGGAGAACTGGCAGACGCTGAACCTGATCCTCCGAGAGCATTGGGCAGAATATCTGCTTTGGCTGCGGCGGACGATCGGCTTGCCGGTGCGTAACGGCTGCGAGCTTCTGGAGATCGCGCCTGCATCGAACGGCCTGCTTGCCGCGCGCGTGAAACGCGCCGATGCGATCGAGACGCTCTATGCCCGCAAGATCGTGCTGGCTAGCGGGCAGGAGGGCATGGGCGAGTGGATGATTCCGGAGCATTTGCGTGATCTGCCGGCAGGCTCGGTCGCAACTGTCGCCGACGAGATCGACTTCGAAAGCCTCCGCGGCAAACGTGTTGCCGTGATCGGTGCCGGCGCATCCGCTTTCGACAATGCAGCGACCGCGCTGGAGGCAGGCGCCAGTGAGGTGCACCTGTTATGCCGCCGCGCGCAGATCCAGGTGATCCAACCCTACCGCTGGCTGACCTTCCGCGGTTTCCTGCGGCATCTGAGCGATCTCGACGATGCCTGGCGCTGGCGCTTCATGCGCACCATCCTCGACATGCGGGAAGGCTTCCCGCAGCCGACCTATGATCGATGCGCGCGTCATGCCAATTTCGCCTTGCATGAAGGCGCGCCACTCGAAGCCGCGCGGGCGACCGGAAAAGGCATTGAATTGCAGACGCCGCGCGGCGCCATCGCGGCGGACTTCGTCATCTGCGGCACCGGCATCGACATGAACTTTGCCGCGCGCGACGAGCTCTCCGGTTTCGCCGGCAATATCGCGACCTGGGCCGACCGCTACCGGCCGCCGGACAACGAGCGCAACGAACGGCTCGGCCGCTTCCCCTATCTCGCTGATGATTACGCCTTCACCGAGCGCGTGCCCGGAAAGACGCCCTGGATCTCCGACATCCATCTCTTCGCCATTGCGTCGACGATGAGCTTCGGCGCTTCGGGATCGTCCATCAATGCGATGACGACCGCAGTGCCGAAACTGGTGAACGGCCTGACGCGCGGCCTGTTTCGCGCGGATGTGGAACGGCACTGGGCCTCGCTCAGCGCGTACGACGTGCCGCAGGCCGTGGTTGCGCGGCCAGCGCGAAAAATGGAGGACTCGCGATGATGATCCATTCGCCGCCGTGGCGAAGTGTCCACGGCAGTCTCCCATGAGACTGGCGCGCAACTTGCTTCTTTCTTGACCATCTTGCCGGCATTCCTGCTCTAAAATTCAAGGGAAAACGAATGCGTTTTGTGTCTTTCAGGTCCGCGACCTCAGTTCTCGCCACCACTGCGCTGTTGCTCGTCGCCACCGCGCCTTCGCAGGCCCAGACCAGGGCGGAAACGCTGCGCTATGTCACCGGCGCATCCGTCAACACGCTCGATCCAAACATCCCCGGCTCGACGCGCGAGTCCTTCGCGCTGAGCATGAGCACCTATGACCGGCTGGTGGCGTTCGGCCGCAAGCAGCTCAATGGCAAATGGGTGTTCGATCTCGACAAGATCACCGGCGAACTCGCCGAATCCTACGATGTCAGTCCCGACGGGTTGAAGCTCACCTTCCGCCTGCGCAAGGACGCAAAATTCCAGGACGGCTCGCCCGTCACGGCCGAGGACGTCAAATGGTCGCTCGATCGCTGCGTCACCGCACCGATCCTCGGCAAGGCGCAGCTGCTCACGGGCTCCCTGACCTCTGCGGATCAGTTCAAGGTGATCGATCCTCTCACGATCGAGGTGACGTTGCCCAAGCCCGACAAGCTCGCGCTGCCGAATCTCGCCACCGTCTATCCCTTGATCATCAATTCGAAGCTGGCGAAGCAGCATGCCACCGCGGACGATCCCTGGGCCACCGCCTGGCTGAAGGAGAACACCGCAGGCAGCGGCGCCTATGTGATCGAGAGCTTCAAGCCGGGCGAGCAGGTGATCATCAAGCGCAACGAGGCCTGGAATCGCGGCTCGCCCGACAAGCCGGCCTTCTTCAAGCGCGTGATCATCCAATCGGTGCCGGAGCCGGCGACCCGCGCCAATCTGGTCGAACGCGGCGATGCCGATCTCGTGGTCGATCTCCAGGCCAGCGACGTTCAGTCGCTCGAGGCCAAGGGCAAGCTCAAGGTGATCTCGACGCCGCAATACAATTCGATCACCTTCGTCTCGATGAACAACCAGATCCCGCCTTTCGACAACGTCAATGTCCGCCGCGCCATCGCCGCGGCGCTGCCCTATGACGACATGTTCAAGGCCGCGCTGTTCGGCCGCGGCGCGCCGCTGTTCGGCGCGAGCTGGCCGGACGGCAAGCCGCTGAACGGCATCTATCCGTTCCAGCAGCCGGTGAAGCTCGATCTCGACAAGGCCAAGGAATATCTCAAGGCCGCCGGGCTCCCCGAGGGCTTCTCGACCACCTTCAGCTTCAATGTCGGCCAGGCCTCGACCGCCGAACCAATGGCCGCGTTGGTTAAGGAATCGCTCGGCAAGATCGGCGTCAAGGTCGACATCCAGAAGCTGCCGGATGCGCAGATGTCGACGCAGATCAACGAGAAGAAGCTGCCCTTCTTCACCGAGGGAATCGTCGCCTGGCTGCCGTCGACCGATTATTTCTACCGCAACTTCTACACCGGCAATCAGCGCTGGAACTACTCGTCGATCAACAACC
The sequence above is drawn from the Bradyrhizobium amphicarpaeae genome and encodes:
- a CDS encoding ABC transporter substrate-binding protein, which produces MRFVSFRSATSVLATTALLLVATAPSQAQTRAETLRYVTGASVNTLDPNIPGSTRESFALSMSTYDRLVAFGRKQLNGKWVFDLDKITGELAESYDVSPDGLKLTFRLRKDAKFQDGSPVTAEDVKWSLDRCVTAPILGKAQLLTGSLTSADQFKVIDPLTIEVTLPKPDKLALPNLATVYPLIINSKLAKQHATADDPWATAWLKENTAGSGAYVIESFKPGEQVIIKRNEAWNRGSPDKPAFFKRVIIQSVPEPATRANLVERGDADLVVDLQASDVQSLEAKGKLKVISTPQYNSITFVSMNNQIPPFDNVNVRRAIAAALPYDDMFKAALFGRGAPLFGASWPDGKPLNGIYPFQQPVKLDLDKAKEYLKAAGLPEGFSTTFSFNVGQASTAEPMAALVKESLGKIGVKVDIQKLPDAQMSTQINEKKLPFFTEGIVAWLPSTDYFYRNFYTGNQRWNYSSINNPDLAAIAQEARFEPDKAKYEEDGRKLNAMHADLMPQIMLWQPNQDAVMASSIEGYTYEFHRQVDYRDVSRK
- a CDS encoding SDR family oxidoreductase, yielding MRLQGRTAIITGAGSGIGRASAKLFAEEGARLALVDRDAEGLEETLNLVGEATTHVGDVGDADLAESVVAAVVAMHGRLDVLMTAAGFSVGGTVLTTSVDDWDAVFRANVGGTWLWARAAVPRMQQQKRGSIITLASQLAIAGGKGNSAYIAAKGAIVSLTRTMAVDFAIDGIRVNAIAPGAIDTPMLRRSFARHKNSDEVREASRNRHAMKRFGVAEEIAQTALHLASDASSFTTGTVMVVDGGWLAA
- a CDS encoding NAD(P)-binding domain-containing protein; translated protein: MSEALTKLEADIRADLAMIAHPHAAWLEPKIGPDGNAALDVLIVGAGQSGIAIGFGLMRSRVSNILLIDKAEEGKEGPWLTYARMPTLRSPKDYTGPDLDIPSLTYQSWHEARFGKENWQTLNLILREHWAEYLLWLRRTIGLPVRNGCELLEIAPASNGLLAARVKRADAIETLYARKIVLASGQEGMGEWMIPEHLRDLPAGSVATVADEIDFESLRGKRVAVIGAGASAFDNAATALEAGASEVHLLCRRAQIQVIQPYRWLTFRGFLRHLSDLDDAWRWRFMRTILDMREGFPQPTYDRCARHANFALHEGAPLEAARATGKGIELQTPRGAIAADFVICGTGIDMNFAARDELSGFAGNIATWADRYRPPDNERNERLGRFPYLADDYAFTERVPGKTPWISDIHLFAIASTMSFGASGSSINAMTTAVPKLVNGLTRGLFRADVERHWASLSAYDVPQAVVARPARKMEDSR